In Methanosarcina barkeri MS, a single window of DNA contains:
- the ppsA gene encoding phosphoenolpyruvate synthase: protein MSDNKSKYIRWFEETTIDDVSIVGGKNASLGEMYRELTSKGVKIPNGFSVTAEAYWHTLEAGGILEKLKSMMEGLDTSNIADLARRGKAARDLILGAGIPDDLWEEIKTAYDRLCEQYGEDTDVAVRSSATAEDLPTASFAGQQETYLNIRGYPGLRDACIRCFASLFTDRAISYRVTNKFDHFKVALSIGIMKMVRSDLASSGVIFTLDTETGFRDVVFITGAYGLGENIVQGQVNPDEFYVFKPTFRQGFKPIVKKKVGSKEIKMIYGRGDSKVLTRNIEVPEADRLRFCLSDEEVLKLSGYAIAIEDHYSEKYGESRPMDIEWAKDGITGELFIVQARPETVQSQRRKDILETYVLEKRSEILARGRSVGDKIASGKAHAIPDISDLPSFKPGEILIADTTTPDWEPVMKTAAAIVTNKGGRTCHAAIVSRELGIPAVVGAGNATEVLETGREITVSCAEGENGLVYDGILPFHKDTLILKDMKRPKTEIMMNLGNPEEAFGFSMIPNDGIGLARLEFIITSYIKVHPMALVHPEKVKNLKALREIEQLTRGYRREDYFVEQLAQGVGTIAAAFYPKPVVVRMSDFKTNEYASLLGGSYFEMEENNPMIGFRGASRYFDERYREGYALECRAMKKVRDEMGLTNLILMIPFCRTIEEARKVIDEMEKNGLKRGENGLQVYVMCEIPNNVLLIDEFSKFFDGFSIGSNDLTQLTLGVDRDSELLAAEFDERDPGVTKIMAMAVQGAKRNGRHSGICGQAPSDFPEIAEFLVKEGIDSISLNPDSVMKITLKVLETEKELKRQ, encoded by the coding sequence ATGTCTGATAACAAAAGTAAGTATATTCGCTGGTTTGAAGAAACCACGATTGATGATGTCTCGATTGTCGGCGGGAAGAACGCTTCACTTGGGGAAATGTACAGGGAGCTTACTTCAAAGGGAGTAAAGATCCCAAATGGTTTTTCAGTTACTGCTGAGGCTTACTGGCATACTCTTGAAGCCGGAGGAATTCTGGAGAAACTTAAAAGCATGATGGAAGGGCTCGATACCTCGAACATTGCAGACCTTGCAAGAAGAGGAAAAGCTGCAAGAGACCTGATTCTTGGGGCAGGAATTCCGGATGATCTATGGGAGGAGATCAAGACCGCATATGACCGCCTCTGCGAACAATACGGGGAAGATACAGACGTAGCCGTGCGAAGTTCGGCAACGGCTGAAGATTTGCCTACAGCTTCTTTTGCGGGCCAGCAAGAGACTTACCTGAATATTCGGGGGTATCCAGGGCTTAGAGATGCGTGCATACGCTGTTTTGCATCTCTTTTCACAGACAGAGCTATTTCCTACCGCGTAACCAACAAATTTGATCATTTCAAGGTTGCTCTTTCCATAGGAATCATGAAAATGGTCAGGTCGGATCTTGCTTCCAGCGGGGTTATTTTTACCCTGGATACGGAGACCGGTTTTAGGGATGTGGTTTTTATCACAGGTGCATACGGGCTTGGAGAAAATATTGTTCAGGGACAGGTTAACCCCGATGAATTTTATGTTTTCAAGCCGACCTTCAGGCAGGGTTTTAAGCCGATTGTCAAGAAAAAAGTAGGGAGCAAGGAGATCAAGATGATCTACGGGCGCGGCGATTCAAAAGTGCTCACCAGGAATATCGAGGTTCCTGAAGCTGATAGGCTGCGCTTCTGTCTCAGTGACGAAGAAGTTCTCAAACTTTCCGGGTATGCTATTGCTATAGAAGATCATTATTCCGAGAAGTACGGGGAATCGAGACCCATGGACATTGAATGGGCAAAGGACGGCATAACAGGTGAACTTTTCATAGTGCAGGCAAGACCTGAAACGGTTCAGTCCCAGCGGCGTAAAGATATCCTGGAAACCTATGTGCTTGAAAAAAGGTCCGAAATTCTTGCAAGAGGCAGGAGCGTAGGCGACAAAATTGCATCCGGAAAAGCCCATGCAATTCCTGATATCTCAGACCTGCCTTCTTTTAAACCGGGAGAAATCCTGATCGCGGATACCACAACTCCAGACTGGGAGCCTGTAATGAAAACCGCGGCTGCGATTGTCACGAACAAAGGAGGAAGGACCTGCCATGCAGCGATTGTCAGCCGGGAGCTGGGAATTCCTGCAGTTGTAGGAGCAGGCAATGCAACCGAAGTGCTTGAAACAGGCAGGGAAATTACGGTTAGCTGTGCCGAAGGCGAGAACGGGCTTGTATACGATGGGATTCTTCCTTTTCATAAAGATACCCTGATCCTGAAAGATATGAAACGCCCGAAAACCGAGATTATGATGAACCTCGGAAACCCTGAAGAGGCTTTTGGCTTTTCCATGATCCCAAACGACGGAATAGGACTTGCAAGGCTGGAGTTTATCATTACGAGCTATATTAAGGTTCACCCGATGGCTCTTGTGCACCCTGAAAAGGTCAAAAACCTTAAGGCTCTTCGGGAAATCGAGCAGCTTACCCGAGGCTACAGAAGAGAAGATTATTTTGTCGAGCAGCTTGCCCAGGGAGTCGGCACCATTGCTGCGGCTTTCTATCCCAAGCCGGTTGTAGTTCGTATGAGTGACTTCAAGACCAATGAGTACGCAAGTCTACTTGGGGGCAGTTACTTTGAAATGGAGGAAAACAACCCCATGATAGGGTTCAGGGGAGCTTCCCGCTATTTTGATGAGCGTTACAGGGAAGGATATGCTCTTGAGTGCAGGGCTATGAAAAAGGTCAGGGACGAAATGGGGCTTACAAACCTTATTCTTATGATTCCCTTCTGCAGAACGATTGAAGAAGCGCGGAAAGTTATTGACGAAATGGAAAAAAACGGGCTTAAAAGGGGAGAAAACGGGCTTCAGGTCTATGTTATGTGCGAGATTCCGAACAATGTTCTGCTTATCGATGAATTCAGTAAATTCTTCGACGGTTTCTCAATAGGTTCAAATGACCTGACTCAGTTGACCCTTGGCGTTGACAGGGATTCCGAACTTCTTGCCGCTGAATTCGATGAGCGGGACCCCGGGGTTACTAAGATTATGGCAATGGCTGTCCAGGGAGCAAAACGTAATGGAAGACATAGCGGAATTTGTGGACAGGCTCCAAGTGATTTTCCTGAAATTGCGGAGTTCCTGGTAAAAGAAGGAATAGATTCCATTTCACTTAATCCCGATTCGGTTATGAAAATCACTCTTAAAGTCCTGGAGACTGAAAAAGAACTGAAACGGCAGTAA
- a CDS encoding DUF5661 family protein, which yields MRSLTKKQFTAEEAKAVGEQLGIKWDKFDVDQFRRGMDVELEHGTQDPLTNVTNDDPIMTGKIALAHLNEFPDYYDRLEEMEEEAEKFWENK from the coding sequence GTGAGAAGTTTGACAAAAAAGCAATTTACTGCTGAAGAGGCAAAAGCAGTCGGGGAACAGCTTGGAATAAAATGGGATAAGTTTGATGTTGACCAGTTTCGCAGAGGCATGGATGTTGAGCTCGAACATGGAACCCAGGATCCCTTGACAAATGTTACTAACGATGATCCCATAATGACAGGGAAAATCGCACTTGCTCATCTGAACGAATTTCCGGATTATTATGATAGGCTAGAGGAAATGGAAGAAGAAGCCGAGAAATTCTGGGAAAATAAGTAA
- a CDS encoding GTPase: MASYKALVKDVIKKADVLLEVIDSRFPEETQNSEVEREIIRLNKPFIIVINKSDLVSREKLEKTKARLSRIAPVVFVSSKDRSGTTMLRHQILASAAIKAGIKGQDILVGTLGYPNVGKSSVINGVTGRHRASTSPVSGHTKGIQHVDAGSHIMFIDTPGVIPFDEKDEYLQGLLGIKDATHLKDKIGVALKIIEKIIAENKTVLESFYSITIKDEASYDVLELIGIQCNFLQKKGEVDETRTATRIINDWQNGRLLI, from the coding sequence ATGGCGAGCTACAAAGCCCTTGTAAAAGATGTTATCAAAAAAGCTGACGTCCTTCTTGAAGTAATAGATTCCAGGTTTCCTGAAGAGACCCAAAACAGTGAAGTTGAGCGCGAGATAATCCGCTTGAACAAGCCTTTCATTATAGTAATCAACAAATCAGACCTTGTATCAAGAGAAAAACTTGAAAAAACCAAAGCCCGCCTTTCAAGAATTGCACCTGTAGTTTTTGTTTCCAGCAAGGACAGGTCAGGAACAACGATGCTGAGGCACCAGATCCTTGCGTCGGCCGCTATAAAAGCCGGTATAAAAGGGCAGGATATCCTTGTCGGAACCCTGGGCTATCCCAATGTTGGCAAATCTTCAGTAATCAACGGCGTTACAGGCCGACACCGGGCAAGCACATCTCCTGTATCCGGCCACACGAAAGGCATCCAGCATGTGGATGCAGGCTCACACATCATGTTCATAGATACTCCTGGAGTGATTCCTTTTGATGAAAAAGACGAATATCTGCAGGGCCTACTCGGAATAAAGGATGCAACCCATCTTAAGGACAAAATCGGTGTCGCTCTGAAGATAATTGAAAAAATAATTGCCGAAAATAAAACGGTTCTCGAGTCATTCTATAGTATCACAATTAAAGATGAGGCTTCCTATGATGTGCTTGAACTGATAGGCATACAGTGCAATTTCCTGCAAAAGAAAGGTGAAGTAGACGAAACACGGACTGCTACCAGAATAATTAATGACTGGCAAAACGGGCGGTTACTTATATAA
- a CDS encoding nucleoside deaminase, with the protein MSDEDSLFMKRAIELSLENVKKGGGPFGAVIVRKGKILAESCNMVTALNDPTAHAEINVIREAARKLETFDLSGCTIYASCEPCPMCLGAIYWARIGKVVFANTASDAQKIGFADSLIYSEISRPHQERNIEFRQLLRKEALKAFKAWEESENKIEY; encoded by the coding sequence ATGTCAGACGAAGATTCTTTATTTATGAAAAGGGCAATCGAACTTTCACTTGAAAATGTGAAGAAAGGAGGAGGACCTTTTGGAGCAGTAATCGTCAGAAAAGGGAAAATCCTTGCAGAGAGCTGCAACATGGTTACTGCACTTAATGACCCTACGGCCCATGCCGAGATAAATGTAATAAGAGAAGCAGCCCGGAAACTCGAGACCTTTGATCTCAGCGGCTGTACTATCTACGCTTCCTGTGAGCCTTGCCCAATGTGCCTTGGAGCGATTTACTGGGCCAGAATTGGTAAAGTTGTTTTTGCCAATACGGCATCTGATGCTCAAAAAATTGGCTTTGCGGATTCTCTAATTTATAGTGAGATATCACGCCCTCATCAGGAGAGAAATATAGAATTCCGTCAGCTCCTAAGGAAAGAGGCCTTGAAGGCTTTTAAGGCGTGGGAAGAGTCCGAAAATAAAATAGAGTACTAA
- a CDS encoding M6 family metalloprotease domain-containing protein has product MSAITGEILTFSQEKGPDVKLKVFGDEFYSRYENLDGYTVVYDIDLGQFCYAYLIKGEFVSSGVDLSRAPPEKIWRHLKESEQVRNSKFETRYARMNPPAELYRPVANLRTFGPNKGLLEGRRLSEGDIKGLTILVQFKDVKSNVTQEDVDRMLNGENYTENGNFCSAREYFRLMSGGKLNYTNVVVGPITLSKNRQYYANHLLVEEALDMAIDSGVDLKIFDSQDEGIVDAINFLYAGQTQYIGELWPHNYFLKLKRGNMKTHFYMLSSLGRSKEDMSIGTFCHENGHMLCRWPDLYDYGVRDGDFEKSAGLGYYCLMSAGNHNNNGRVPSPVCAYLRYLVGWCDNVVRLTRPEKYQTVHGDYNTVHIFESRKRHEDFCNEYFLIENRSQLDLDKDIPSSGLAIYHCDILGSNEWQGGTPTKHYQCGLLQADGHLDLETNRNMGDDMDLFKETTATAISHSTLPSSNLWDGSESGLTISNISTPGQIITFQVGTSEVRPAIQAIKPSIKEKEIPRHAELIKIMEEAQVKIDEGLEKLKAIA; this is encoded by the coding sequence ATGAGTGCAATAACTGGGGAGATACTCACCTTCTCTCAGGAGAAGGGGCCTGATGTAAAACTTAAAGTTTTTGGTGATGAATTCTATTCCCGCTACGAGAACCTTGACGGATATACGGTGGTTTATGATATAGATTTAGGACAGTTCTGCTACGCATATCTAATCAAAGGCGAATTCGTCTCCAGCGGAGTGGACTTAAGTCGTGCTCCACCCGAGAAGATTTGGCGGCATCTCAAAGAGTCAGAACAGGTAAGAAATTCCAAGTTCGAAACCAGATATGCCAGGATGAATCCTCCGGCAGAGCTGTATCGGCCCGTTGCTAATCTCAGGACCTTCGGGCCCAATAAGGGTCTTCTTGAAGGTCGCAGGTTATCCGAGGGAGACATAAAAGGATTGACCATTCTGGTCCAGTTTAAAGATGTGAAAAGCAATGTCACCCAGGAAGACGTGGATAGAATGCTCAACGGAGAAAACTACACCGAAAACGGGAATTTCTGCTCTGCCCGAGAGTACTTCCGGCTCATGTCTGGAGGAAAGCTGAATTACACCAATGTGGTAGTCGGGCCGATAACCTTAAGCAAGAACAGGCAATACTATGCCAACCATCTGCTGGTTGAAGAAGCCCTGGACATGGCAATAGACAGCGGTGTGGATCTCAAGATATTCGACTCGCAGGACGAGGGAATAGTGGATGCTATCAACTTCCTCTATGCAGGACAGACCCAGTACATAGGAGAGCTATGGCCCCATAATTACTTTCTGAAGCTCAAGCGCGGCAACATGAAGACCCATTTCTATATGCTTTCCAGCCTTGGTCGGAGCAAAGAGGACATGAGCATAGGCACATTCTGCCATGAGAATGGACATATGCTCTGCCGCTGGCCAGATCTCTATGACTACGGCGTTAGAGATGGCGATTTTGAAAAGAGCGCAGGTCTCGGCTATTACTGCCTCATGAGCGCGGGCAACCATAACAATAATGGAAGGGTACCATCCCCTGTGTGTGCTTATTTGCGTTATCTTGTGGGCTGGTGTGACAATGTGGTGCGCCTGACCAGACCAGAGAAGTACCAGACAGTGCATGGAGACTACAACACGGTCCATATATTTGAGAGCCGGAAACGCCATGAAGACTTCTGCAATGAATACTTCTTGATTGAGAATCGGTCTCAGTTGGACCTTGATAAAGATATACCTTCCAGCGGTCTGGCCATATATCATTGTGATATACTTGGGTCCAATGAGTGGCAGGGAGGAACTCCCACCAAGCATTATCAGTGCGGATTGCTTCAGGCCGACGGACATCTGGACCTTGAAACCAACCGGAATATGGGAGACGATATGGATCTATTCAAAGAGACAACGGCCACAGCCATAAGCCATTCCACTCTGCCATCCTCCAACTTGTGGGACGGCTCGGAGTCCGGCCTGACCATCTCCAACATCTCAACACCCGGCCAGATTATAACATTCCAGGTGGGCACATCTGAAGTTAGACCCGCCATACAAGCAATAAAGCCGAGTATCAAAGAAAAAGAAATTCCAAGGCATGCAGAGCTTATAAAGATCATGGAAGAAGCCCAGGTTAAGATTGATGAAGGGTTAGAAAAATTAAAGGCAATTGCCTGA
- a CDS encoding COG1361 S-layer family protein: MNKNGLFITVITLLILCSAVLPAEAALPENFDISKNYYSVYGGPDLNATLVGDKQFSRGDTATLNINMMNKGEISGFKSEKDADIGNYADEMLQQSEMQYEAQATMAVGILATLKSDNPNIKVKSGAQEAGTLMQGKESASPTQFTVEINKDTPAGIYPLNLDLSYQYQNNVQVGGDDFDSVTGLVTNKEVGIWYENKTQTQTINIEVKKEPYFEVTNVTGDLYPDDGGMLYVTYKNTGEETAKDSTVRISASDPFSTTDDQAYLGTLKPGDSEVAVFDMDVDETATAKPYSISSEIFYEDTDGHDRTSDTIKVNTEVLEAKQSLYSLPGFELGTGITMALAACFVMLRRKKQN, translated from the coding sequence ATGAATAAAAATGGATTATTTATTACTGTCATAACCCTTCTAATCCTTTGTTCTGCAGTCCTACCAGCAGAGGCAGCTTTACCCGAAAATTTTGATATTAGTAAAAACTACTACTCAGTATACGGAGGGCCTGACCTTAATGCAACACTTGTTGGAGACAAACAATTCTCTAGAGGAGATACTGCAACTCTTAATATAAATATGATGAACAAGGGTGAAATTTCCGGCTTTAAATCTGAAAAAGATGCAGATATTGGAAATTATGCAGATGAAATGCTTCAACAGTCAGAGATGCAGTATGAAGCGCAGGCTACGATGGCAGTAGGCATTCTTGCAACCCTTAAATCTGATAACCCTAACATTAAAGTTAAATCTGGAGCCCAAGAAGCTGGGACTCTCATGCAGGGAAAAGAAAGTGCAAGCCCCACACAGTTTACAGTTGAGATTAATAAAGACACTCCTGCAGGTATATATCCCCTGAATCTCGATCTTTCGTATCAGTACCAGAACAATGTCCAGGTAGGCGGAGACGATTTTGACAGCGTTACAGGCCTTGTGACAAATAAGGAAGTAGGCATCTGGTATGAAAATAAGACTCAGACGCAGACCATAAACATCGAAGTCAAGAAGGAACCTTACTTTGAAGTTACAAACGTAACAGGTGACCTTTACCCCGATGATGGTGGGATGCTTTACGTCACATATAAAAACACAGGAGAAGAAACTGCAAAAGATTCAACTGTTAGAATTAGTGCATCTGATCCATTCAGTACCACTGATGACCAGGCTTACCTTGGAACCCTGAAACCCGGAGACAGTGAAGTTGCTGTTTTTGATATGGATGTAGATGAAACTGCAACTGCAAAGCCATACTCTATAAGTAGCGAAATTTTCTACGAAGATACTGATGGGCATGACCGGACTTCGGATACCATCAAGGTCAATACCGAAGTTCTGGAGGCAAAACAGTCTCTTTACTCTCTTCCGGGATTTGAGCTTGGGACAGGCATTACAATGGCTCTAGCTGCATGCTTTGTAATGCTCAGGAGAAAAAAACAGAATTGA
- a CDS encoding COG1361 S-layer family protein, with amino-acid sequence MKEPQKNRLQKTINTFFVIAVLLSVLSVTAFPALGEEDETNFIALDHGYTVDYYKSYGSPVIQASITGDTEFERGETADLQIKIANNGVISGFQRLNANQKRINDSTEETIALAELEKEKGATTAKNIEATLQSETKYVEVESAASLQNVEELETGNTATLSYIIKIDSDAPAGNYELLLPVTYQYPANVKTVTADAINLGLTGVEFAREYKTKTETLRIPISIKDEPKFEVTKVSGSLVQGETKVIEVTYKNTRETVAKDALARIIVMSPLSTEKSIVRIGDIGPGKEKTASFEISADQDAIVKKYGVNSEIKYVDKDGDTTLSEGMKVNVPLEATEQKFSITGIAILLIIVIALYQIVSVHRKRNQNDENVLGDENE; translated from the coding sequence ATGAAGGAACCCCAAAAAAACAGGCTACAGAAGACAATTAACACATTCTTTGTAATTGCAGTTCTTCTTTCAGTTCTCTCAGTAACTGCATTCCCAGCCCTAGGGGAGGAGGACGAAACCAACTTCATCGCTCTAGATCATGGATATACTGTAGATTACTACAAGAGTTACGGATCGCCAGTAATACAGGCGTCAATTACAGGAGATACTGAGTTTGAAAGAGGGGAAACTGCAGATCTGCAGATAAAAATCGCAAATAATGGAGTCATATCCGGTTTTCAAAGGCTGAATGCAAACCAGAAAAGGATAAACGACTCCACTGAGGAAACAATTGCACTTGCGGAGTTGGAAAAAGAAAAAGGAGCTACTACTGCAAAAAATATCGAGGCTACTCTTCAATCGGAAACAAAATACGTTGAAGTAGAGTCCGCAGCCAGCCTCCAGAACGTTGAAGAACTTGAAACAGGAAATACAGCAACCCTTAGCTACATAATCAAAATAGATAGCGATGCACCCGCCGGGAATTATGAACTTCTCCTGCCAGTGACCTATCAATATCCGGCAAATGTCAAAACTGTAACTGCAGATGCAATAAATCTAGGGCTTACGGGTGTAGAGTTTGCAAGAGAGTACAAAACAAAGACAGAAACGCTCAGAATACCAATCTCTATAAAAGACGAACCTAAATTTGAAGTAACTAAGGTTTCAGGAAGCCTTGTTCAGGGTGAAACTAAAGTTATTGAGGTCACTTATAAAAATACAAGAGAAACCGTAGCAAAAGATGCTTTAGCCCGAATTATTGTTATGAGCCCTCTGAGCACAGAGAAATCCATAGTAAGAATAGGAGATATAGGTCCCGGAAAAGAAAAGACTGCCAGTTTCGAAATTTCGGCAGATCAGGATGCAATTGTAAAAAAGTATGGAGTCAACAGTGAAATAAAATACGTTGACAAAGATGGAGACACTACTTTGTCAGAAGGTATGAAAGTGAACGTACCTCTTGAAGCTACAGAACAAAAATTTAGCATAACAGGAATAGCGATTTTACTGATTATAGTTATCGCCCTTTACCAGATAGTAAGCGTACACCGGAAAAGAAATCAGAATGATGAGAATGTATTAGGTGATGAAAATGAATAA
- a CDS encoding ATP-binding protein: MVAKINADACTSCGSCIGECPACAISLNDNDVSFVVEDKCNDCGVCLYVCVHGAITIV; encoded by the coding sequence ATGGTAGCAAAAATTAATGCCGATGCCTGCACTAGTTGTGGAAGCTGTATAGGCGAATGCCCTGCATGTGCAATTTCCCTCAACGATAATGATGTTTCGTTTGTCGTTGAAGATAAATGCAATGACTGCGGCGTATGTTTATATGTATGCGTACATGGGGCAATTACCATCGTATAA
- a CDS encoding efflux RND transporter permease subunit: MTILLIFFLLILISVQGAQKITMESGTETFVSKDSKLYQDYDHLYSNIFGTNSIIVMVEGNDVESADIMKSVDRLEHQLESTEGIVGVTSPASIIKEMNYQNTGRSQVPDTDAEIKEIIDGNPATFGTLIPDHTHMVIYLTMAGSSTDNKQKEIITETEEAVKFSDFPPSYNLIVTGDPAYKIEMSEAMSTGMGPLLGLAAVFMVIVLSLVFRHVRWCLLPLPVVLLGIVYTFGAMGFLGIPLSMVSMSAFPVLIGLGIDYAIQFHNRIEEELHKEGNKSKAIISTIKHTGPAVLIALTMTALGFFSLFTSTVPMIQDFGKLLTIGILMCYLAAMFVGVVTVYIFDDFSKNLKSKKGKNEPKPTETNADHVSSGKPKNNLVKHFLEKINNFSIKNNLLILGIATLLCIGGIYADESVGAQTDTTSFAPRDLPALMDLNHMKDITGGTDTLNLIIKVKDNADPEVLEWIDRFSEHETQRQHIESTLSIVPLIKEYNGGTIPETRDEIEAIYNEIPESQKNRYVYGRNMLLLNLNIGNAVSDIETTGIEELTGIIDKDIQWMQVPPGVTVTITGNPVVYIEVLGALTDGRILMTYLGLFLVLGGLLVVYRDWLKALAAIIPMFIVTGWSGLVMKFLGILYTPMTATMGALIIGIGCEYSVLMMERYFEEKDHGADPLQAIHRTSENIGAALLASGSTVIGGFAALTISPFPLIGDFGTVTVIDIVLVLIATFMVFPPFIVLMDTWREKRRGIQASQAKANNVKGADTQ, from the coding sequence ATGACCATACTTCTGATTTTTTTTCTTCTCATCTTGATATCAGTGCAAGGTGCACAGAAAATTACTATGGAATCAGGAACGGAAACCTTTGTAAGCAAAGATTCGAAACTGTATCAGGATTATGATCACCTTTACTCAAACATATTTGGAACCAACTCCATTATAGTGATGGTAGAAGGGAACGATGTAGAGTCTGCAGACATAATGAAATCTGTAGACCGGCTTGAACACCAACTAGAGTCAACAGAAGGAATTGTTGGGGTCACAAGTCCGGCTTCTATTATAAAGGAAATGAATTATCAGAATACAGGGAGGTCCCAGGTTCCCGATACCGACGCGGAGATCAAGGAAATTATTGATGGAAATCCGGCTACATTTGGAACATTAATTCCTGATCATACACATATGGTGATCTATTTAACGATGGCCGGGTCCAGCACAGATAATAAGCAAAAAGAAATAATAACGGAAACCGAAGAAGCTGTCAAATTTTCTGATTTTCCTCCTTCTTACAATCTCATAGTAACAGGTGATCCAGCCTATAAGATTGAAATGAGCGAGGCGATGAGCACCGGTATGGGACCATTGCTGGGACTTGCTGCCGTTTTTATGGTAATTGTATTAAGTCTTGTTTTCCGGCATGTTCGCTGGTGCCTCCTTCCTTTACCAGTGGTTCTACTAGGCATTGTTTATACTTTTGGAGCTATGGGCTTTCTGGGAATTCCCCTATCAATGGTTTCCATGTCAGCTTTCCCGGTACTAATAGGGCTTGGTATTGATTATGCTATTCAGTTCCATAACAGAATTGAAGAAGAGCTGCATAAAGAAGGAAACAAGTCAAAGGCCATTATATCAACAATAAAACACACAGGACCTGCTGTACTCATAGCTCTTACCATGACCGCTCTGGGATTTTTCTCCCTTTTTACGTCTACTGTACCAATGATCCAGGATTTTGGCAAACTTCTCACGATCGGTATATTAATGTGCTACTTAGCAGCCATGTTTGTCGGGGTAGTCACAGTTTATATTTTTGACGATTTCTCAAAAAATCTCAAGTCAAAAAAAGGAAAAAACGAACCAAAACCAACAGAAACAAATGCAGACCATGTTTCTTCCGGGAAGCCAAAAAACAATCTGGTAAAACACTTTCTTGAAAAGATTAATAATTTTTCAATAAAGAATAATTTATTGATACTCGGGATAGCTACTCTGCTCTGTATCGGAGGTATATATGCCGATGAGTCAGTGGGTGCCCAGACGGATACAACATCTTTTGCTCCCCGGGATCTGCCAGCCCTTATGGACCTGAACCATATGAAAGATATTACGGGGGGAACTGATACACTTAACCTCATAATAAAAGTAAAGGATAATGCTGATCCTGAAGTTCTGGAGTGGATTGACAGGTTCAGTGAACATGAAACTCAAAGGCAGCATATTGAAAGCACTTTAAGCATTGTGCCTCTCATAAAAGAGTATAATGGAGGTACAATCCCGGAAACCCGAGACGAAATAGAGGCAATATACAATGAAATTCCGGAATCCCAAAAGAACCGCTATGTGTATGGCAGAAATATGCTTCTCTTAAATTTAAACATTGGAAATGCCGTGTCCGACATAGAGACTACAGGTATTGAAGAGTTAACCGGAATAATAGACAAGGATATCCAGTGGATGCAGGTTCCTCCAGGCGTCACAGTTACGATCACAGGTAACCCGGTGGTTTACATTGAAGTTCTGGGTGCGCTTACAGATGGAAGAATTCTAATGACCTACCTTGGGCTGTTCCTTGTTCTGGGAGGACTTCTGGTAGTTTACAGAGACTGGCTAAAAGCTCTCGCTGCTATTATTCCAATGTTTATCGTAACTGGCTGGTCAGGGCTAGTAATGAAGTTTCTTGGAATTCTATACACCCCTATGACTGCAACTATGGGGGCACTGATCATTGGAATAGGTTGTGAGTACTCAGTCCTCATGATGGAAAGATATTTTGAAGAAAAGGATCATGGAGCAGATCCTCTGCAAGCTATACACAGGACGAGTGAAAACATCGGTGCTGCACTCCTCGCTTCAGGATCGACGGTTATTGGTGGGTTTGCAGCTCTGACAATATCTCCTTTTCCTTTAATAGGTGACTTTGGAACAGTGACAGTTATTGATATCGTACTTGTCCTTATTGCAACCTTCATGGTATTTCCGCCTTTTATTGTATTGATGGATACCTGGAGGGAAAAGAGGAGAGGAATACAGGCTTCACAAGCAAAAGCAAATAATGTCAAGGGGGCCGATACCCAATGA
- a CDS encoding universal stress protein: protein MERDFYRNILIATDGSENTQRAISYGIEIAKLSGAAVYALYVVNTSPIISEYWTIGKKNVYEIIRSEGEKAVFEVKKIGEASGVEVKEVVLDGYPSNAIIDFADNNNIDLIVMGTLGKTGLDKLLIGSVAEKVVRGSKVPVMVVRGEEQS from the coding sequence ATGGAGAGAGATTTTTACCGAAATATATTGATTGCAACGGACGGATCTGAGAATACACAGAGAGCCATTTCTTACGGAATCGAGATTGCAAAACTCAGCGGAGCAGCTGTCTATGCTCTTTATGTTGTAAATACGTCTCCCATAATTTCCGAGTATTGGACTATTGGTAAAAAAAATGTGTATGAAATAATTAGAAGTGAAGGGGAGAAAGCAGTATTCGAGGTTAAGAAGATCGGAGAGGCATCAGGGGTGGAGGTAAAAGAGGTTGTTTTAGATGGTTATCCGAGTAATGCAATTATAGATTTCGCCGATAATAATAATATTGACTTGATAGTGATGGGTACCCTCGGAAAAACAGGACTTGATAAGCTTCTAATCGGAAGTGTTGCAGAGAAAGTAGTAAGAGGTTCAAAGGTACCAGTTATGGTTGTCCGTGGGGAAGAGCAGAGCTAA